ggcacagggacagacaacacaacaggagcaaaacaaaaccaggcataATTGAAGGCAAAAACAACGGCGCAGCAGGAGTAGGCAACAATGGAGACATGGGGGGTGCCTACACAGGCCGGAGCGGGACGGGTGGGAACCACAGGGTGGAGGgcacaggaaacacagacaGGGGTGGGACACgcagggaacatgaagcctACAAGTCAGGAGGCAGGTCTGAGGGCATGGAGGTGACAGGTGACAGGCGAGTCTATGAGGTCCGGGGGGTGCGACATTCAGTGGCAGGCCTGGGGGTGCAGGGGAGATCAGCAGAGGCAGATCCGACAGGTCCAACAGTGTAGCCACAGGGATAGGCCTGGTACGAGGTGTCGGGCCAGGCTTGGAACGTGACACGTGGACAAGCCTGGTAGAAGGCGCAGGGAACAGACTGAGCGGCACCCACTGTGCCAGGAATAGGAACTAGAACAGGCTGAGCAGCATACACTATgccaggaacagaaacaggaactggaacagACTGGGTGGCATCCTTACATGCCGTTAAAATTACCCGCTTTTGCTTTCCGCAAACAATGAGAAGACTCCTAAATGTTCTCCATTCTAAATGTCCATATTATGGATGCCACTGTATATCAACTCAGATCGGGCTGGACTCTATACCCAGCCTCCTACATCATTAGGCCATGATTGATGATTCACCAAAGTGGCCTAATGTCATCTGAGTTTTGGTTCCTTCTATTTCCTGCTTCCTTTTGTTCTTGAGCTCATCTTTCTTCTCTTGTTTCTCTACCTCTTCCTCTCACCTCTTACTACCTCCATGTTTGCAAAGTTCTCACAAAAGAGTTTGTGCTTACCTGAGATCTTTTTTAGTGCTAAGACATATTAGTGTTCAGTTACTGTGTAAgtgtaagatgtgtgtgtgggtgtgttaatTTCAGGtatgttttactttttgaatAGAACTGATTTCTCAGTGATACGAGCTTTCATTCTTGAAGTGCCCAGTGaaagaaacagtgtgtgtgttttggataaATGTATTTGAGAATTGCTaagaagaaaatgtgtttgtattttctatGCCTTTGTTTAAGACATGATTACAAAAGTTCTGttactttcatattttatttcagtgtgtaaGTGAtcagcaaaaacaataatatgacCACAGTCACATAGTTATTCTCTCAGCCCGGATGTAAAAGATGTAAAATGTATTGGTTTTTTCACATGACTAATGTCTTTAAGATTAAGCTTTTATATACAATACCATTTGTTTCTTACACACCTTCACAATGTTGTATCTGACTTATAGACCTTATCAtgcataaatatgtttaaatgagATGAGATGTTATATGCTTTACTGAAATGATTAGTGGTTTTACCAAATGTCTATGTTACGAAATGTGTATAGCATAAGTGATTCTTATAGGGGATTTACTGACCTTTTGTGAATGGGTGTATTTATAAAACCAGTCAGTAATGCTGATGTCAGTAGGAAGTGAGCACTTTGTAGTTTAAATCACAAGATCTTTCCACTTCTGAATCGTTCACTTGGACTCAGATGATGTAACTCATTTCTGTCTACTTAGTATCTCATGTCACTTATTGTAACACCAAAATCTTCCCAAAtgaaacatgcattttaatgaaGGTTCATATGAGGAAATCagattttgatgtttttgtgaaaGAATTCATGGCGTAACACATCTGCACTGAGTAAAACATGAGTACTGACATTGTGTTGTATACCACTGTACTGTAACATTGTGCAGTTTACTTtctatgcacacaaacaccagaattCCCAAACTAATGTTCACAGACACACTTGTGCTGCAGTACTTGTGGCTGTCTGCACACACTGAGTGAAGTGTCTGATGACTTTgtcctgtctgtttctctccctctctcctcttttgtttctgttgattTTGTCTGTCAGGTTTAGGGATGCTATATGTAACAatagagtttatatgtgtgtgagagggaaagcaaaacacaagaacagtgctgtgtgtgtcagtgctctTTTTACATAATTCCCAATCCCAGGCAGAGGGGAAACTACAGCTACTGAGGGGCTGTTTGAGGATTCTCTTCCCTCAGAGATTATAGTCTAGGGCTCCtcagcatgccacacacacacacccacacagtaaGAAAGGCTCCTAGCAGATCATTGAACAGTTCTGACCACTCTTAATTTTGACCTCTCTAAGAACCTTAGTTCTGTTTCCTTCCTCAGTCCCGCTATTCTCAGTTctgcccctctccctcactctgcccCCTCTCTGCTCTGATGTCTCCCACAACTCTGGAGGACTACAATGTGAACTGATGCCATTGTCAAAATTTATAAGTACGAATGGCAGTCTGATTTTAAAACATCACGCAGTAAGTATACATTTTATAACATTTGTCGAGCATTCTTCTCCAGATCAACTTCCCAAGTGAAGGAACACATGACCTTGGTAACAACTTGCTTTGTCATTTGAGCTACAGGACCATGTACAGAACGGGGAAGTTCATAACtattggtaaaaaaaacaatacttatGAATACTTTAAGACTCAGATAGATTTAAAATCtatgtttacagtatttttctgtaatacatgcatttatattatgtatataatttGAGTCTCACATGTATGCCTCAATGTGTGCTAtgtattttcagtcatgctcatTTAATGTACTCAGAGTGTACTTCACCATTGAACCATTGTACTTCACCATTGTACTTCACCATTGAACtgattttgaaagaaaaaaaggtgcaTTTTCTTAATGTAGGGCAATTTACAATGTTCATTGGCTTTCCTGTATTAGCAATGTTCTCTTAGCCTTAAACACcccccaaaacatttttgattacTGGTTTGATTTACTTACTtaagaaagtttaaaaaataacttttattgGGGCAATAAAACTGTCAGCAtagtttgaaatgaaaacaccCTGTACcttatatataaaacatctcAACATCATGTTAACAGGCTTCAGACATCCAGAGTAACATCTCCAGTGTGTCTCTTCGAAGAGGGCCTGTTCCATGGAGAATCCTTATCATTTCAGTAGTGGAGCTGACACTGACCTGAGGTaaaacacgaacacaaacatgtctgcCAAGAATCTGAATGAGAACTGCATGTACTACAGTACAAATTTCACAACGCCAAGTAGGTCCTCAGTTTTGCAACCATTAGTATTAAGCAAACAGTTGTTCAGGATATTACATGCCTACAGGGCTTAAGGGCATACCACTGGGGTGATCACTTAGCCCTTCAAAAACCTAGGTAGGTTTTCATAAACAGGAAATTAAATATAGTCACatgaatttgtgtatgtgtactgaaTCAGTATGAGGAAGATTCCTGGCGAGGCTGACCTGTAGAGGAACACTAGCCTAATCAGAGTTATTTTTATTacctaaaaaaataattacctgTTTTTCTAACCAAACAGATAGTAATGTATATAACACAACAGGCTCATCCAGTAACTCTAATATGGTGTAATATGCTTGATGTGGTTGGCTATCATTATGGATGGAGTACTTATAATAGCAGTAGCATTTTTAGCAGCTTGTTGGACTTTTTAAGAGCTGAATGGTGCTCCAGAactaacattttgtaaaattagGCTGTGAAAGTAACGATTTAAAACAATCCTCTCAAAGACTTTGAATATCTATGTGAAATTATAGGAAAATGCATGATTATTTTGGAAATGCTTGATGTCCCTGGATTAgggaaacattttctaaaatttgaTTTTAGAAAGTGTGCTGAATCTGCAAGGAAGGATGGATTCAGGGGACAGGAAAGGCTTGTGTtcatgaacatttaaaacaaacaaataaataaattaaaaaaataaaataagaaaaaaacagccacGAAACAGACAGTCTTTCTGTTCCTTATTTCAGCGGTTCTCAGCAGTACAGTTCTGTTTGTGAAGTCTCTTGCTCTGAGTATACTGAAACAAAAGTACCCGTTTAAGCAGGCTACTGTTAATGACATGCAGTGTAACATGTATGCTGTCTTTAAGAGGTCGCTAGTTCGTCTTTATGATCACGTGTATTTTGGCGATCTCttgtgagagaggggagagagctCATTTGGGAAAGAGAGCTGGACGCTGTCACTGTATTGTTTCCCTAGCCTTCTCAGCATTTTCAGTAATGCCGTTATGGTGCGTCATACTGTTTcctttatgtatatatagaaCATTAGTTGCCATGTGAGCTGGCTTGGTATGGTCAGTCTATAAAATAAACGAGCCTTTCATTGTACCCACACTAATGTCCTCGTTACTACATATGTGCTCCCTCTTAATTAACTCCATGCATCACAGTTACTCTGAAGCAATTGTTCCTCACTCCGGGTAAGAACTGTTACAGCATTTTCGACCCATTTTAATCATTCGCTGGTTCATTGGTTGTGTTTCCGCACAGTAGACAATACTTGACCACACCACACTCCTACATAGGCATGATAACACATGACGGATTGGATTGCTTATTTAAACCAGACATTTGACCGGGCACATCCTCCCTTGCCTCCTCTGATGAACCGCCTAACGTGTGTATTATTATCAAGTGTATTATTTTCAGTCCTCATGCTGCACTTCATCTGAATTATTTTCTATCTAATATCACCAGATGGGGAAACCAGAGAGCAGAATCTCCAGATCCCAGCTGTATGTCTATGAAAAGTGACAGCTCCAAGCTTTTCCctctgaggtaataaaaagcgtgtttacaggaaaaagagatTTACACATTGAATTAGTCATGTTaataacatgaaacataaaggagtatagagattctgtgtccttttaaaaaaatatctattcTGGTTAGTAGTCATTCATAGCCCAGAGCATAAACGCTGATCCTGAGTGAGCAGTAGATATGCTGCCTGTAGAACTGGACATGTTATTAAGTGCTGTGTCCTGTATGGTATATACtaaaacagacacacgcacacacacacacacacacacacacacacacgcaatgtCAGAGTGTatcacaatgtatatatgaaataatgacTAAAATGCCTTGTGTTTCAGTCtgattcatgtatttattttatcctctctctttcatcctgACTCTTCCTCTTTGTTTCTATTAACAGGAGGGAAGATGAACTACAAGATCAGTccaggtgtggagtgtgtgagcagCTTCTGACAGATCCAGTCTCCATCAGCTGTGGACACAGGTTCTGCAGACAGTGTATCAGCAGCTACTGGGACCAGTCTTCTTCATCAGGAGGGTTTGGCTGTCCACATTGCAGAAAGAGATCTAGAACCCGTCCTcttctacacccacacaaagacatggaagagGCCATGCAGCACGACTGTCACACTCCAGTGCATGATGTACTGCATAGAgtcttacacacccacaaaaccAGCATGAAGAACAAGTATGAGAGCTTATTTGAGGGAATCAATACACAAGAGAATAAAACCCTCTTGAACCAGAtttacacacagctctacatcatagagggagagagtgaaagtgtggatgaggaacatgaggttttacagatggagaaaacactCAGGAAACAACTGTTACAAGACATTCCAATCAACTGCTCTGACATCTTTAAAGCTGTACAAGATCctaaaaaagaaatggaagaagagaACATTAGAGCTGTGATGGCTGAAGgtgtcagacacacagaagaaaaagaagataaaggaCCAGAAATGCCAAAGCTCAGAACGGTTCTGACTAAAGGAATTGCAGGAATTGGGAaaactgtctctgtgcagaaattCATTCTTGATTGGGCTGAGGGAAAATCCAATCAGGATGtagatttcatgtttgtgcttccATTCAGGGAGCTGAACTTGATTAAAGATGAGCAGTACAGTCTTCATACACTTCTGTGTAACTTCCATCCTGAGATCAAAGATCTTGCCTTAAGGACATAtgatacacacaaatgtgtgttcgTTTTTGATGGTTTAGACGAAAGCACAATTCCACTGAACTTTCTAGAGTGTGAGAATATATTTGACATTACCACGATATCATCAGTGAATGTGTTGATCACAAACCTCTTCAAAGGAGAGTTGCTTTCCTCTGCTCTCATCTGGATAACCTCCCGACCAGCAGGAACCAGTCAAATCCCTCCTCAGTACATAAACCGTTTGACAGAAATTCAGGGATTCACTGATGcacagaaggaggagtacttcaggaaaaGAATCGGTGATCAAGACCAAGCCAAGAAAATCATCTTGCACATTAAGAGAGTAAAGAGCCTCCACATCATGTGCCACATACCGGTCTTCTGTTGGATCTCAGCCACTGTGCTTcagaaaatcattaaaaaaaataatgatacaGAAATCCCTAAAACTCTGACTGAGATGTATATACACTTTATGTGGACTCAGTTACACACGAAGAATGCAAAGTACAAAGAGAAAAACGAGAGAGATCTAAAAACCCTTCTGGAATCCAGCAGAACTTTGATTCTGAAACTAGCTGAACTGGCTTTTAAGCAGTTAATGAAGGGCAATGTACTATTCTATGAAGAAGACCTaagagagtgtggcattgatgtcactGAGGCCTCTGTGTACTCTGGGATTTGCACTGAGATATTTAGAGAGGAATCTGTGCTCTACCAGACGAAGGTCTACTGCTTTGTGcatctgagctttcaggagTTCCTGGCTGCTTTCTATGTGTTTCAATGCTGTGTGAATAAGGACATTGAGTCACTGCAGTTTTTTATGCCTCAGCATTGGGGCTGGTACAGAAACCGGTCTGAGAATGTTCTACTGGAGGACCTGCTGGAAGGAGCAGTGGACAAAGCCTTGAAGAGtcaaaatggacacctggatCTTTTCCTCCGGTTCCTGCTGGGCATCACACTGGAGACCAATCAGAGACTCCTACAAGGCCTACTGATACAGTCACAGAACAGTTCAAAGAGCATCAACAAGGCAGTCCAGtacatcaaaaaacaaataaaaacagaaagcattCTTACTGAGAAATCCAAcaatctcttcctctgtctgacTGAAATACATGACCAGTCCCTCTCCAGGGAGATTCAGCAATATCTACAATCAGATAAAGAATCCCAAAGCAAGCTCTCTCCTGGACTGTGTTCAGCTATAGCTTTCTTAATGCAGATGTCAGAGGAAGTGCTGGATGAGGTGGACCTGAAGAAATTCAATACATCAGAGGAGGGTTACAGGAGACTGATACCAGCTGTGTACAACTGCAGAAAAGCTCTGTGAGTGTTATGTGAATGAGTATAAtgtcatgaatattttttaaaaataggataAATGTGAACACTGGCCACATTTTTCGTCATGCCTTGTGATGGTCTGGCACGCTGCCCAGGGTTAGTTCCCATCTTGTGCTATCAGAATAGGCTCCACCCCCCATGACCCAGAATTAGATTGGTTTGGAATATGAATGGATGAATGTATGCTGTATACAATACTTAAAATATGTCTGTGGACCACATGCAAATTTCAtactaaaattaaatgtttttcctttacatacaataaagtaaatgtttcaAAGGgtctaaatgaaaaacaagtgtATTGTTATACATGACATTAGTTATTATCATGTTTTATAATAAccagtatgtaatatatatacagtcaATATGCAGTTGGACACactcttgggggggggggggggggggggaagaaagaaaaaaaaaaactattcatACTAATGTTTCCCATTTAGTTTCTTGTTTCACAATGGGAAATGTTAAAGAATGTAGTCCAAAACCAGAAAGAAGTAGAGGACAGAGCTATAGCTATAGCAGAAAccatatttttataatatgcaGTGTTGACAGTACAGCATTATTATGGGTAAATAATAGGTGAGGAGGAAGAAATTTGACTTTTCTTATACACTGTGATCCTTTTACCACCCCCTGGGGGGCCAATCATAACATTGGTTTTAAGTGCTTAACAGTTTTGTGATTTATCAAAACTTCtactgcttgtttgtttatacatatttatgtggTTTCCTCTTCAGGTTATCCAAGCAATTTCTGTGTTACTTGTTTCCATCAGCCTGTTTTAACTGTACTCTGCACTTAATTTTCATTGCCTTTGCAGACTAGATGGCTATAATCTCACCACAGACTGCATTGAAACTCTCTCCTACACTTTGATGTCTCCAAACTACCCCCTGCGAGAACTGCAACTGAGTAACAATAACCTAAAAGATTCAGAATTGGAGCTGCTCTGTTCTGGACTTAAGAGTTgccactgtaaactggagatactcaggtAAGCCTTCTATCATTTAATACCTGAATTAAAACAAGTTAATTGTAATGTGTGAAGGCAAGGCCatgatatttttatgaatatcCCTGGGTCTCAATATAGAAATTAAGCATTGACTTTGGGGCAAATTCTGCTATTGAAGTTGCTGTTAAAGTAATAGAGTGGCCCTTAAGATGGTTATGATTTTCCCCAAGGGAAATAATGATAGCAAGGGCATGATAAAGACATTTGTTTTCACAAGCAGATTTGCTATTATTAGATAAATATGTTATCCTTCTTGGATTCTGGCACTGATTGTGTTTCTTCAAACCATAATTTAACACCTGAAATGCATGGTCATTATGAAATAGGTGAGCAGGAGACAATAAAACCCCTAATGCAGGGCTACTCTAGAAGGATTAAAATATCTAACCAAACTTTAAGATAAGCAATAGATATCA
The sequence above is a segment of the Electrophorus electricus isolate fEleEle1 chromosome 16, fEleEle1.pri, whole genome shotgun sequence genome. Coding sequences within it:
- the LOC113589716 gene encoding NACHT, LRR and PYD domains-containing protein 3-like isoform X2 — translated: MENPYHFSSGADTDLRWGNQRAESPDPSCMSMKSDSSKLFPLRREDELQDQSRCGVCEQLLTDPVSISCGHRFCRQCISSYWDQSSSSGGFGCPHCRKRSRTRPLLHPHKDMEEAMQHDCHTPVHDVLHRVLHTHKTSMKNKYESLFEGINTQENKTLLNQIYTQLYIIEGESESVDEEHEVLQMEKTLRKQLLQDIPINCSDIFKAVQDPKKEMEEENIRAVMAEGVRHTEEKEDKGPEMPKLRTVLTKGIAGIGKTVSVQKFILDWAEGKSNQDVDFMFVLPFRELNLIKDEQYSLHTLLCNFHPEIKDLALRTYDTHKCVFVFDGLDESTIPLNFLECENIFDITTISSVNVLITNLFKGELLSSALIWITSRPAGTSQIPPQYINRLTEIQGFTDAQKEEYFRKRIGDQDQAKKIILHIKRVKSLHIMCHIPVFCWISATVLQKIIKKNNDTEIPKTLTEMYIHFMWTQLHTKNAKYKEKNERDLKTLLESSRTLILKLAELAFKQLMKGNVLFYEEDLRECGIDVTEASVYSGICTEIFREESVLYQTKVYCFVHLSFQEFLAAFYVFQCCVNKDIESLQFFMPQHWGWYRNRSENVLLEDLLEGAVDKALKSQNGHLDLFLRFLLGITLETNQRLLQGLLIQSQNSSKSINKAVQYIKKQIKTESILTEKSNNLFLCLTEIHDQSLSREIQQYLQSDKESQSKLSPGLCSAIAFLMQMSEEVLDEVDLKKFNTSEEGYRRLIPAVYNCRKALLDGYNLTTDCIETLSYTLMSPNYPLRELQLSNNNLKDSELELLCSGLKSCHCKLEILRLPICNLGEKTCENLGSSLQLTNSILRELDLTNNDLHDSGVTLLSAGLKSSHCKLEILRLSGCLVTGEGCSSLASALSLNPSHLKELDLTYNHPGDSGMKLLSAILEDPLCKLDTLKMDHAGMIRINAGFKKYACVLTLDPNTTHPHLHMSEGNRKVTWMEEQQSYPDHSERFDGCEQVLCRETVSGRCYWEAEWRGSGESVVAVAYKGISSKGGSTDCAFGYNDKSWCLICSNERYIARHNKNHTFLPVLTSRSNRVGVYLDWPSGTLSFYNVSLDTHTLTHLYTFHSTFTEPLYAGFGFWAVSSGTSVRVR
- the LOC113589716 gene encoding NACHT, LRR and PYD domains-containing protein 3-like isoform X1 — protein: MEGSMENPYHFSSGAGTDLRWGNQRAESPDPSCMSMKSDSSKLFPLRREDELQDQSRCGVCEQLLTDPVSISCGHRFCRQCISSYWDQSSSSGGFGCPHCRKRSRTRPLLHPHKDMEEAMQHDCHTPVHDVLHRVLHTHKTSMKNKYESLFEGINTQENKTLLNQIYTQLYIIEGESESVDEEHEVLQMEKTLRKQLLQDIPINCSDIFKAVQDPKKEMEEENIRAVMAEGVRHTEEKEDKGPEMPKLRTVLTKGIAGIGKTVSVQKFILDWAEGKSNQDVDFMFVLPFRELNLIKDEQYSLHTLLCNFHPEIKDLALRTYDTHKCVFVFDGLDESTIPLNFLECENIFDITTISSVNVLITNLFKGELLSSALIWITSRPAGTSQIPPQYINRLTEIQGFTDAQKEEYFRKRIGDQDQAKKIILHIKRVKSLHIMCHIPVFCWISATVLQKIIKKNNDTEIPKTLTEMYIHFMWTQLHTKNAKYKEKNERDLKTLLESSRTLILKLAELAFKQLMKGNVLFYEEDLRECGIDVTEASVYSGICTEIFREESVLYQTKVYCFVHLSFQEFLAAFYVFQCCVNKDIESLQFFMPQHWGWYRNRSENVLLEDLLEGAVDKALKSQNGHLDLFLRFLLGITLETNQRLLQGLLIQSQNSSKSINKAVQYIKKQIKTESILTEKSNNLFLCLTEIHDQSLSREIQQYLQSDKESQSKLSPGLCSAIAFLMQMSEEVLDEVDLKKFNTSEEGYRRLIPAVYNCRKALLDGYNLTTDCIETLSYTLMSPNYPLRELQLSNNNLKDSELELLCSGLKSCHCKLEILRLPICNLGEKTCENLGSSLQLTNSILRELDLTNNDLHDSGVTLLSAGLKSSHCKLEILRLSGCLVTGEGCSSLASALSLNPSHLKELDLTYNHPGDSGMKLLSAILEDPLCKLDTLKMDHAGMIRINAGFKKYACVLTLDPNTTHPHLHMSEGNRKVTWMEEQQSYPDHSERFDGCEQVLCRETVSGRCYWEAEWRGSGESVVAVAYKGISSKGGSTDCAFGYNDKSWCLICSNERYIARHNKNHTFLPVLTSRSNRVGVYLDWPSGTLSFYNVSLDTHTLTHLYTFHSTFTEPLYAGFGFWAVSSGTSVRVR